A region of Panicum virgatum strain AP13 chromosome 8N, P.virgatum_v5, whole genome shotgun sequence DNA encodes the following proteins:
- the LOC120684777 gene encoding uncharacterized protein LOC120684777 — translation MDEAIEVAAPDAGMPALARTSPPSAAAETTDVEEVGDRGPTWSAEQSSHQGVPPPRSGPLGTSAPKVSPPESVNEIPVGLIEDDLLDEDLCHNMLNSLRRVYKHHKSNPALRVKSSILAVKSEGLQPVPVLKQELEEKGVVIAELRRQLATARESGGVLGAASTSSQYQEELARVQNLEEYKKTIKQQLDGADKKLAENMNTIQKLKLRQGEEGSRDL, via the exons ATGGATGAGGCCATAGAGGTGGCGGCACCCGATGCAGGGATGCCTGCTCTGGCAAGGACTTCACctccctctgctgctgctgaaacgACGGATGTGGAGGAGGTGGGAGATAGGGGTCCTACTTGGTCAGCGGAACAATCTTCTCACCAAGGCGTGCCACCCCCAAGGTCAGGTCCACTGGGGACTTCAGCCCCAAAGGTGTCTCCCCCCGAGTCGGTGAATGAGATCCCCGTTGGGCTGATCGAGGATGATCTGCTTGATGAAGATCTTTGCCACAATATGTTGAACTCGCTGCGACGAGTGTACAAACACCACAAG AGTAATCCTGCGCTCCGAGTCAAATCATCAATCTTGGCTGTGAAGTCTGAAGGCCTCCAGCCAGTTCCTGTGCTGAAGCAGGAACTTGAAGAAAAAGGTGTTGTAATTGCTGAGCTCAGGAGGCAGTTGGCTACTGCTCGCGAGAGTGGTGGGGTCCTTGGCGCTGCGAGTACTTCAAGTCAGTACCAGGAGGAACTAGCTCGAGTCCAGA ATCTTGAAGAGTACAAGAAAACCATCAAACAACAGCTTGATGGTGCTGACAAAAAGCTTGCCGAGAACATGAACACCATCCAGAAGCTGAAACTGCGACAAGGAGAGGAGGGATCTAGAGATCTTTGA